Proteins co-encoded in one Nonlabens agnitus genomic window:
- a CDS encoding helix-turn-helix transcriptional regulator encodes MEIKNIAAISELKEQQNRVKELYKKIQLNSSTLFSSGEDHLNLINDLNVNFFNQLSTKHPKLNSSEKIICYYLFMDFTNKEISSFTNSSVRAVESKRYRISSKLNLKQNNIKLSDYLKDSFS; translated from the coding sequence ATGGAAATAAAAAATATTGCAGCTATTTCTGAATTAAAGGAGCAACAAAACAGAGTCAAAGAGTTGTACAAAAAGATTCAATTAAACTCTTCAACGCTATTTTCGAGTGGCGAAGATCATTTAAATTTAATAAATGATCTTAACGTAAACTTTTTCAATCAACTTTCTACAAAACATCCAAAACTAAATTCATCAGAAAAAATTATATGCTATTATTTGTTTATGGATTTTACAAATAAAGAAATCAGTTCATTTACAAATTCTTCTGTCAGGGCTGTGGAAAGTAAAAGGTATAGAATTAGTTCAAAACTTAATCTAAAGCAAAATAATATTAAGCTAAGTGATTATTTAAAAGACTCATTTTCCTAA
- a CDS encoding ABC1 kinase family protein, with product MKTLDKIPTSKIGRTTELVKTGVKIGGNYLKYYSKKAVNPGMDRSELDENNASDIYDGLKSLKGSALKVAQMLSMDKSLLPGAYVEKFSLAQFSVPPLSAPLVRKTFKRYQGAFPEEIYDTFSKDSINAASIGQVHKATKNGKELAVKIQYPGVADSISSDLAMVKPIAIKMFNLKGEDSKRYFAEVEDKLLEETDYNLEVEQSIAITEACSHIPHLHFPEYYPDLSSKRIITMDWMNGQHLSEFALTEFAQETGNKLGQTLWDFYMFQMHGLKAVHADPHPGNFLISENNELIAIDFGCIKQIPDEFYQPYFELAVPASINNPEIFEQKLYQLEILREDDSQKEVKYFSALFHEMLSLFTKPFQEETFNFADESFWDQISSLSEKYSNDKELRKMNGNRGSKHFLYINRTFFGLYNLLHDLKATVNTRDYVQYLVDKGFKNHPAL from the coding sequence ATGAAAACACTAGATAAAATACCCACCAGCAAAATAGGTCGCACAACAGAGCTTGTGAAGACTGGAGTGAAAATAGGTGGGAATTATCTTAAATATTATTCCAAGAAGGCTGTTAATCCAGGCATGGATCGCAGTGAGCTGGATGAAAATAATGCCAGCGATATTTATGACGGCTTGAAGAGTCTTAAGGGCAGCGCGCTCAAGGTCGCACAAATGCTGTCCATGGATAAGAGTTTATTGCCTGGCGCGTATGTGGAAAAGTTTAGCCTGGCTCAGTTTAGTGTGCCACCACTATCGGCACCGCTGGTACGCAAAACGTTCAAGCGCTATCAAGGAGCTTTTCCTGAAGAGATCTACGATACTTTTTCTAAGGATTCCATCAATGCCGCGAGCATTGGGCAAGTTCATAAAGCTACTAAAAACGGTAAGGAGCTCGCAGTTAAGATTCAGTATCCTGGTGTTGCAGATTCCATAAGTAGTGACCTTGCGATGGTAAAGCCTATTGCTATCAAGATGTTCAACTTAAAGGGTGAAGATTCCAAAAGATACTTTGCCGAGGTTGAAGACAAGCTCCTAGAAGAAACCGATTACAATCTTGAAGTTGAGCAAAGCATCGCTATAACTGAGGCTTGCTCGCACATACCTCATTTACATTTCCCTGAATACTACCCAGATCTATCCAGTAAACGCATTATCACGATGGACTGGATGAACGGCCAGCACTTGAGCGAATTTGCCCTAACCGAATTTGCTCAAGAAACTGGCAACAAACTGGGACAGACGTTATGGGATTTTTATATGTTCCAGATGCACGGCCTAAAAGCAGTTCATGCAGATCCACATCCTGGGAATTTCTTGATCTCAGAAAACAATGAGTTGATTGCGATTGACTTTGGTTGTATCAAGCAAATTCCAGATGAATTTTATCAGCCGTACTTTGAACTAGCGGTTCCTGCAAGTATTAATAATCCTGAAATCTTTGAGCAGAAACTCTATCAATTAGAGATTTTACGTGAGGACGATAGCCAGAAGGAAGTCAAGTATTTCTCTGCGTTGTTTCATGAGATGTTGAGTTTGTTTACCAAACCATTTCAAGAAGAAACCTTCAATTTTGCAGATGAATCCTTCTGGGATCAGATCAGTTCGCTAAGCGAGAAGTATAGCAACGATAAAGAGTTGCGTAAAATGAACGGTAATCGTGGTAGCAAGCACTTTTTGTACATCAACCGTACGTTCTTTGGTCTTTATAATTTGTTACATGATCTAAAGGCAACCGTGAATACTCGGGATTATGTGCAGTATCTAGTAGACAAAGGATTCAAGAACCATCCAGCTTTGTAG
- a CDS encoding TetR family transcriptional regulator C-terminal domain-containing protein — MATVKKTTTKKTTPKKEINRQDVITAYMEYVLEHEKTPKSVFKFAKDNNMTEADFYGFFGSFEGLRKEIWNTFFTMTMDVAHKSEDYHSFSNREKMLTFFYTFFELLTLNRSYVLFALQENQHMMSKMEQLKGLRKHVKGFAKELIQDRNENKTNILLERSETIYSEGAWVQMLFLLKFWMDDDSAGFEKTDMAIEKSVNTIFDVFDNTPLDAVFDFGKFLWKERMA, encoded by the coding sequence ATGGCGACTGTGAAGAAAACCACAACAAAAAAAACAACCCCAAAAAAGGAAATCAATCGTCAAGATGTGATTACCGCTTATATGGAATATGTGCTTGAGCATGAGAAGACACCTAAAAGTGTCTTCAAGTTTGCCAAGGATAATAATATGACTGAAGCTGATTTCTACGGTTTTTTTGGAAGTTTTGAAGGTTTACGCAAAGAGATTTGGAATACCTTCTTTACCATGACGATGGATGTGGCTCATAAAAGCGAGGATTACCACAGCTTTTCCAACCGTGAGAAAATGCTCACCTTTTTCTATACTTTCTTTGAATTGTTGACACTCAACCGCAGTTATGTCCTGTTTGCATTGCAAGAGAATCAGCACATGATGAGCAAGATGGAACAGCTTAAAGGTTTGCGCAAGCACGTGAAAGGTTTTGCCAAAGAATTGATTCAGGATCGTAACGAGAATAAAACCAACATACTTCTAGAACGCTCTGAAACTATATATAGCGAAGGTGCATGGGTACAAATGTTATTCCTACTCAAATTCTGGATGGACGACGACAGTGCTGGTTTTGAGAAAACAGATATGGCGATCGAGAAGTCGGTCAACACCATTTTTGATGTTTTTGATAACACACCACTGGATGCTGTCTTTGACTTTGGAAAGTTTTTGTGGAAAGAGCGAATGGCCTAA
- a CDS encoding toxin-antitoxin system YwqK family antitoxin has product MKNLLILSVMMLSMITFAQEVKPKFDQLKDGKIAATYFHEDGTIAQQGFFLNNKRHGEWISYNKEGQKTAQAEFDNGKKTGKWFIWNGDELTEVDYQNNQIASVNTWIDKDPVASNKP; this is encoded by the coding sequence ATGAAGAATTTATTGATCCTATCTGTGATGATGTTAAGCATGATCACATTTGCACAAGAAGTTAAGCCCAAATTTGACCAGTTAAAAGATGGCAAGATTGCGGCAACTTATTTCCACGAAGATGGAACCATAGCCCAACAAGGCTTTTTCCTGAACAACAAACGACACGGTGAGTGGATAAGCTACAACAAAGAAGGCCAGAAGACAGCGCAAGCAGAATTCGACAACGGCAAGAAAACGGGTAAATGGTTTATCTGGAACGGTGATGAATTGACTGAGGTTGATTACCAAAACAACCAAATTGCATCTGTAAACACGTGGATCGATAAAGATCCAGTAGCAAGCAACAAGCCATAA